One region of Camelina sativa cultivar DH55 chromosome 6, Cs, whole genome shotgun sequence genomic DNA includes:
- the LOC104698876 gene encoding uncharacterized protein LOC104698876, which produces MAKWAVELSEYDIEYHSRPSLKSQVLADFITELSPNLGDPTPKEEHWTMFVDGSSSHQGSGVGLILRSPQGEVLEKALKLNFKASNNEMEYEAVLAGLWLARGLGVKQLQVFCDSQLVVPRSENTSADALASLANCPDPDLQRTIPVECIEAPNIDLANLVSVINDDSVPMEVDEPIEDLTDVTTPPDDWQVEIKIYISKGVVPPKRWTTRRLKAGSARYILLDGNLYRRSWSGVFLTCVSRKEAERIMMEVHEGDGGNHSGGRMLALKIKKDRHYWPTMIADCEALGQCDTSHMPTSWANATQAQSFTKIQSLDVTNFIWKNIISRHGLPYEIVTDNGNGQAEVTNKSIVDGLKKRLGRRKGVWADHLDGVLWSYRTTPRRSTGQSPLSLAYGIEAIAPAEAGVPALRRTMMVDNPDLNNNMLIDHIDFAEELRNQALVRIQHYQDTATRNSTKRTNTERKRLHGGFDSNQLASVNAKLDSVHNRLGQGFGNQQSNKPYSGNFSGYTPKPDYQKQQQNNGYIRTYGNSSYHSPPPQTSSKSSFPEGFTVAFR; this is translated from the exons ATGGCAAAGTGGGCGGTCGAGCTGAGTGAATATGACATCGAATATCATTCTCGTCCAAGTTTGAAGTCACAGGTCTTAGCTGATTTTATCACTGAACTTTCTCCTAACCTCGGAGATCCGACTCCCAAAGAGGAGCATTGGACAATGTTCGTCGATGGTTCATCATCTCATCAGGGATCCGGCGTGGGGCTTATTCTCCGATCTCCTCAGGGCGAAGTGCTTGAAAAAGCATTGAAGCTCAATTTCAAAGCGTCAAATAACGAAATGGAGTACGAAGCCGTTCTCGCAGGACTTTGGTTAGCACGAGGACTCGGGGTGAAACAACTGCAAGTTTTCTGCGACTCCCAGCTGGTG GTCCCACGAAGTGAGAACACATCGGCAGACGCTCTCGCATCGTTGGCAAATTGCCCGGATCCAGATTTGCAACGCACTATTCCTGTCGAATGCATCGAGGCACCCAACATCGATCTAGCTAACCTAGTCTCCGTCATCAATGATGATTCGGTTCCAATGGAAGTCGACGAACCAATAGAAGACCTAACGGATGTCACAACGCCACCCGATGATTGGCAAGTCGAGATTAAGATCTATATCTCCAAAGGAGTTGTCCCGCCGAAACGATGGACAACTCGGCGTTTAAAAGCCGGAAGTGCTAGGTACATTCTTTTGGATGGAAATTTATACCGACGCAGTTGGTCCGGCGTATTCCTTACCTGCGTTAGTCGCAAAGAAGCCGAACGAATCATGATGGAAGTACACGAAGGTGACGGTGGTAACCACTCCGGCGGACGGATGCTTGCTTTAAAGATCAAGAAGGATCGTCATTACTGGCCAACCATGATTGCCGACTGCGAGGCCTTGGGCCAATGCGACACGTCCCACATGCCAACATCATGGGCCAATGCGACAC AAGCGCAGTCATTCACTAAGATCCAGTCTTTGGACGTGACAAATTTCATATGGAAAAACATCATATCTCGTCACGGACTTCCTTATGAAATCGTCACTGATAATG GGAACGGTCAAGCCGAGGTGACGAACAAATCGATCGTTGATGGGCTGAAGAAACGACTCGGTCGGAGAAAAGGAGTGTGGGCAGATCATCTCGATGGTGTATTGTGGTCTTACCGAACAACCCCGCGGCGATCTACAGGACAGTCCCCTCTCTCTCTGGCCTATGGGATTGAGGCGATCGCCCCGGCAGAAGCAGGTGTCCCGGCACTTCGTCGAACCATGATGGTCGATAATCCCGACCTTAATAACAACATGCTGATCGATCACATCGACTTTGCTGAAGAATTACGCAACCAGGCTCTAGTCCGGATCCAACACTACCAAGACACAGCAACTCG caatagcactaagagaACAAatactgaaaggaagagattgcatggaggatttgattcaaaccagcttGCTTCTGTTAATGCCAAGCTGGATTCAGTTCACAATCGTTTG GGTCAGGGATTCGGTAATCAACAAAGCAacaagccttacagtgggaactttTCAGGCTACACTCCTAAACCAGATTACCAGAAacagcaacagaacaatggttATATTAGAACATATGGGAACTCTTCTTatcattctcctcctccacagaCTTCTTCTAAGAGCAGTTTCCCCGAAGGGTTCACGGTCGCCTTCAGGTAG
- the LOC104698875 gene encoding putative F-box protein At1g58090: MTVRKLPSDLEEEILVRVPPRSLVRFRSVCKGWNTLFNNKRFVDRNFACGRPEILLKTHSHIYLISFDLNNEDPSIKISDLCFDLRGPRYDLKGTCDGYLFLHNSDHGAVVRNPLFNRTELIDPDDQRPRRSSPSMGYDGSSTEKSYKIIGSCKFLGTMTKMFNEVITKLEVFKFATNAWNVTYYTSQRFNTYRECWCGI; encoded by the coding sequence ATGACGGTGAGAAAGCTTCCATCAGACCTTGAAGAAGAAATACTGGTTCGAGTCCCACCTCGATCTCTCGTTCGCTTCAGATCCGTTTGCAAAGGATGGAACACTCTTTTCAACAATAAGAGATTCGTCGACAGAAACTTTGCTTGCGGTCGCCCAGAAATCTTGTTAAAGACGCATTCCCATATTTATTTGATAAGCTTCGATCTCAACAACGAAGACCCATCTATAAAGATTAgtgatttatgttttgatttacGCGGTCCCCGTTATGATCTCAAGGGGACCTGCGATGGTTACTTGTTCTTGCACAACTCTGATCATGGAGCCGTGGTTCGAAACCCGTTATTTAATCGGACTGAATTGATTGACCCGGATGATCAGCGTCCACGTCGCAGCAGTCCGAGCATGGGTTATGATGGTAGTAGCACCGAAAAGAGTTACAAGATTATTGGGAGTTGCAAGTTTCTTGGGACTATGACTAAGATGTTTAATGAAGTTATTACGAAGTTGGAAGTCTTCAAATTTGCAACCAATGCGTGGAATGTTACATATTATACCAGTCAACGTTTTAATACTTATCGCGaatgttggtgcgggatttag
- the LOC104790797 gene encoding E3 ubiquitin-protein ligase arih1-like: MAARIKEEDEVSLILEEQREEIMAAKTLDRDQDLAFNLQMQEALAVSRAAHTSSVPESSYEEVDFTGGEDEEFDFTALILQDIERAEQERRDREFGEHEMKRLKVDLDRRIHDQRFAEELMSIPEGDWSKHGDNYAKPYALGAGASSSSSSSAIRGEIFKVYCKGLVSEEMIGDTRVTVGGVGVALCDSTGNLIWEVKKVLGADESKSPEIAELEALVHGLEEALTFELGRVTFFIDNFKVFQYVTRKVEPRHSVVATLVNQVALLQQKFSYCQPSLLARNDVKFVFKLARDAIVSQIKWPEEASTGKTFFKETCVICYEGITVDKMFSVDGCFHRFCFSCMKQHVEVKLLGGQTASCPSEGCKSEVKIECCANFLDPKLVDVMIQRKKEGSISVTDKVYCPYPKCSELMVKSELLEYTKQYFVGAENSKARKCMKCLKFFCTQCKVPWHYDLSCSEFGKTKGYQNAGDGMLKSLAQSKRWRQCIKCNNMVELAWGCYHITCRCGYEFCYTCGAEWKKKKATCSCPIWDERNIIRERNAIPPRR; this comes from the exons ATGGCGGCGaggattaaagaagaagacgaagtctCGTTGATACTCGaggaacagagagaagaaatcatGGCGGCTAAAACCCTAGATCGCGACCAAGATTTGGCTTTTAATCTCCAAATGCAAGAAGCCCTAGCCGTTTCTAGAGCAGCCCACACTTCCTCCGTACCGGAATCTTCCTACGAAGAAGTCGATTTCACTGGAGGCGAAGATGAAGAATTCGACTTCACTGCGCTCATCCTACAGGACATTGAAAGAGCCGAGCAGGAGAGGAGGGACCGTGAGTTTGGTGAACATGAGATGAAGAGGCTCAAGGTTGATCTCGACCGTCGGATTCATGATCAGAGGTTTGCTGAAGAGCTTATGAGTATCCCTGAAGGAGATTGGAGTAAACATGGCGATAATTACGCGAAGCCGTACGCTCTCGGTGCTGgggcttcttcttcgtcttcctcttctgcgATTAGGGGTGAGATCTTTAAGGTTTATTGTAAAGGTTTGGTGAGTGAAGAGATGATTGGAGATACGAGGGTTACGGTTGGTGGTGTTGGTGTGGCGCTTTGTGACTCGACTGGTAACTTGATTTGGGAGGTGAAGAAGGTTTTGGGAGCTGACGAGTCTAAAAGTCCTGAAATTGCGGAATTGGAGGCGCTTGTTCATGGGTTGGAAGAAGCTTTGACCTTTGAATTGGGAAGGGTTACGTTTTTCATTGACAATTTCAAGGTCTTCCAATAC GTGACACGTAAGGTGGAACCGAGGCACAGCGTTGTTGCCACACTTGTAAACCAAGTGGCTCTTCTCCAACAGAAATTCTCATACTGTCAACCATCACTTTTGGCAAGAAACGATGTTAAGTTTGTCTTCAAGCTCGCGAGAGATGCTATTGTGTCTCAAATCAAATGGCCTGAAGAAGCTAGTACTGGCAAGACCTTCTTCAAGGAAACTTGTGTGATTTGTTACGAAGGTATCACTGTTGACAAGATGTTCTCAGTAGATggttgtttccaccgtttctgCTTTTCCTGCATGAAACAGCATGTTGAAGTGAAGCTACTAGGAGGGCAAACTGCTAGTTGTCCGAGTGAAGGTTGCAAATCAGAAGTGAAGATCGAGTGCTGTGCAAATTTTTTGGATCCTAAGCTGGTTGATGTGATGATCCAACGCAAGAAAGAAGGCTCGATTAGTGTTACAGATAAAGTCTATTGTCCATACCCCAAGTGTTCGGAGCTGATGGTCAAATCTGAGCTCTTGGAATATACCAAACAGTATTTCGTTGGTGCTGAGAATTCTAAAGCGAGGAAATGTATGAAATGCCTGAAATTCTTCTGTACCCAGTGCAAGGTACCGTGGCACTATGACCTCAGTTGCTCTGAATTCGGCAAAACAAAGGGCTATCAGAATGCTGGGGATGGAATGCTGAAGTCTCTGGCACAGAGCAAGAGGTGGAGACAATGCATAAAGTGTAACAATATGGTTGAGCTTGCTTGGGGATGCTACCATATAACCTGCAG ATGCGGATATGAGTTCTGTTACACATGTGGAGCtgaatggaagaagaagaaagcaacatGTTCGTGCCCGATCTGGGATGAGCGCAACATAATCCGTGAAAGGAATGCGATCCCCCCTAGGAGGTGA
- the LOC104698879 gene encoding putative E3 ubiquitin-protein ligase ARI4 — MKKEGTIAREDAPKPAGKPSPDDFNDDDSYSLYFKGLMWKETTGFGVAIWGEEDDSLLFQMKRSLDDSFITVLEVELIALKRGLTEAASLGINHITIYCDDYRVFDLIMERSAPEQENIALIMDDVQRIRQQLPSSIAVLVTDQNQVEFAMDSINIRMPPSPSHKKTCGNCFDYDGIKPELMLSSGLCRHQFCVNCMKEHIEVRLQDGRSVPRCPRYGCISNLDLTSCAHLLTSKVQKMWERRIKQDSVPEWDRFHCPNTSCSAWMSRTKLFESTEEEGVRRCCFKCRKAFCIYCKVPWHSNLSWDEYKRSVPKPSTIVLRQCRSCQHTIELSEKRRDITCRCGYSFCFTCGAQWKLGGCSHHRQFDLILIGCFCYAFLVIVFAIYPSVYH; from the exons ATGAAGAAAGAAGGCACTATAGCTCGAGAAGATGCCCCAAAACCCGCCGGAAAACCCTCACCGGACGACTTCAATGATGATGACTCCTACAGCCTTTACTTCAAGGGTTTGATGTGGAAGGAAACAACGGGGTTTGGGGTTGCAATTTGGGGAGAAGAGGATGATAGTCTCTTGTTTCAGATGAAGAGATCACTTGATGACTCTTTCATCACAGTTTTGGAGGTTGAGCTTATAGCATTGAAGCGAGGACTAACCGAAGCTGCGAGTTTGGGGATCAATCATATCACAATCTACTGCGATGATTATAGGGTTTTTGACTTG atcATGGAGAGATCCGCGCCAGAGCAAGAGAACATCGCCTTGATCATGGATGATGTGCAACGCATCAGACAACAATTGCCATCTAGCATCGCTGTTCTTGTGACTGATCAAAATCAAGTCGAGTTTGCAATGGACTCAATAAACATACGTATGCCTCCGTCTCCGTCTCATAAGAAGACTTGCGGTAACTGTTTCGACTATGATGGTATCAAACCTGAGCTGATGCTTTCCTCTGGACTATGCCGTCATCAGTTCTGCGTGAATTGCATGAAAGAACATATAGAAGTGAGACTACAAGACGGAAGAAGTGTACCGAGATGTCCTCGTTATGGGTGCATATCGAACCTAGATCTTACAAGCTGTGCTCATCTTTTGACATCTAAAGTACAAAAGATGTGGGAACGAAGGATCAAACAGGACTCGGTTCCTGAATGGGACAGGTTTCATTGCCCAAATACAAGCTGTTCGGCTTGGATGTCGAGAACTAAGCTCTTCGAATCCACGGAAGAAGAGGGGGTTAGGAGATGCTGCTTTAAATGCCGTAAAGCCTTTTGCATCTACTGCAAAGTCCCATGGCATAGTAACTTGTCTTGGGATGAATACAAGAGATCGGTCCCAAAGCCTAGTACAATAGTGTTGCGACAATGTAGAAGTTGCCAACACACGATCGAACTATCGGAAAAACGCCGTGACATAACTTGCAG GTGTGGCTATTCGTTTTGCTTCACATGTGGGGCTCAATGGAAACTTGGAGGTTGCTCTCATCATCGccaatttgatttgatattgaTTGGCTGTTTTTGCTACGCTTTCTTAGTAATTGTTTTTGCAATTTACCCTTCTGTTTATCACTAA
- the LOC104790796 gene encoding probable L-type lectin-domain containing receptor kinase I.6 encodes MGRTKAYNFSVLILFKFGWTTEEVYLMFLWLLLKFRSQAGLFCQDPSTFQKHFQIESSFLGSLEPIHTGTLISYQYILGWSFSRNTVSLQALDESKLPRVPRHRAKNKRPSALLITLVVLLAIIVLLALGAAYNYRRRKYAEVREEWEKEYGPHRFSYKALYNATKGFNKDGILGKGGFGEGYRGTLPSKEKIAVKRVSHDAEEGMKQFVAEIVSMGNLKHKNMVPLIGYCRRKGELLLVSEYMPNGSLDQYLFNDEKPPFSWHQRLVIIKDIASALNYMHTGAPQVVLHRDIKASNIMLDAEFNGRLGDFGMARFHDHGRDPATTAAVGTIGYMAPELTTTDVYGFGAFLLEVTCGRRPVEPGLPAERWYIVKWVCECWKMASLLGARDPRLRGEISAEEVEMVLKLGLLCTNGVPELRPSMEEVVQYLNGSLKLPDISPKSPGIGSFTPLIIGSNPFPVSPTTKTFYSSSSANDSTFVTHSIVHGHGR; translated from the coding sequence ATGGGGAGAACAAAAGCATACAACTTCTCAGTGTTGATCCTATTCAAGTTTGGGTGGACTACGGAGGAAGTGTACTTAATGTTTCTCTGGCTCCTCTTAAAATTCAGAAGCCAAGCCGGCCTCTTTTGTCAAGATCCATCAACCTTTCAGAAACATTTCCAGATAGAAAGTTCTTTCTTGGGTTCTCTGGAGCCAATACATACAGGGACATTGATCAGCTACCAATACATACTCGGATGGAGTTTTAGCAGAAACACGGTGTCATTACAGGCCTTGGATGAAAGTAAACTTCCTCGAGTTCCTCGTCATAGAGCTAAAAATAAGAGACCATCAGCGCTGCTTATTACCCTGGTCGTTTTACTAGCTATTATAGTGCTTTTGGCTCTTGGAGCAGCTTATAATTACAGGAGAAGGAAATATGCAGAAGTAAGAGAAGAATGGGAAAAAGAATATGGTCCACACCGTTTTTCTTATAAAGCTCTGTACAATGCAACGAAAGGTTTTAACAAGGATGGAATTCTTGGAAAAGGAGGTTTTGGAGAAGGGTACAGAGGAACTCTGCCttccaaagaaaaaatagcAGTGAAAAGAGTGTCCCACGATGCAGAGGAAGGGATGAAGCAGTTTGTGGCTGAAATCGTGAGTATGGGTAACTTGAAGCACAAGAACATGGTTCCACTTATTGGGTATTGTAGAAGAAAAGGTGAGTTACTTCTGGTATCTGAATACATGCCCAATGGTAGTCTTGACCAATACTTATTCAATGACGAAAAACCACCCTTTTCATGGCATCAAAGACTTGTAATCATCAAGGATATAGCTTCAGCTCTTAATTACATGCACACAGGAGCTCCCCAAGTTGTTCTCCACCGGGATATCAAGGCTTCTAACATTATGTTAGATGCTGAATTTAATGGAAGGTTAGGGGATTTTGGTATGGCAAGGTTTCATGATCATGGGAGAGACCCTGCTACAACTGCTGCTGTAGGAACCATTGGCTACATGGCACCAGAGCTTACTACAACTGATGTGTATGGATTTGGTGCTTTTTTACTTGAAGTAACATGTGGGAGGAGACCTGTGGAACCTGGGTTGCCAGCTGAAAGATGGTATATAGTTAAGTGGGTATGTGAATGTTGGAAAATGGCGTCTTTGCTCGGAGCTAGAGATCCAAGATTGAGAGGTGAAATCTCAGCTGAGGAAGTTGAAATGGTACTGAAACTTGGGTTGCTTTGCACAAATGGTGTGCCAGAACTAAGACCTTCTATGGAAGAGGTTGTGCAATACTTAAACGGAAGCCTAAAGCTGCCTGATATCTCTCCGAAGTCTCCTGGTATCGGGTCCTTTACCCCATTGATTATCGGATCAAACCCCTTCCCTGTCTCCCCCACTACCAAGACCTTTTACTCTTCTTCCTCGGCCAACGACTCTACATTTGTTACTCACTCAATTGTCCATGGCCATGGACGGTAA